One genomic window of Phoenix dactylifera cultivar Barhee BC4 chromosome 6, palm_55x_up_171113_PBpolish2nd_filt_p, whole genome shotgun sequence includes the following:
- the LOC103713360 gene encoding U-box domain-containing protein 4 has protein sequence MVSLAESQIPSSQSPCSSSTRIQKSHGRSMRTVRCNLYKDDRNCSLDDAPASGNSAAVSENLTDSVVDFKLRELAVGMGSADAAKSASTEDASDLLDLSRDFSECSSFNSDISGELQRLASIIPISEAPQSSPSDLDDLEVLGSGFSSSDIAESAAAVESLEPAVRACVERLESVAAPVEAKGAAAAKLRLMAKHRSDFRALIGASGAIPALIPLLRSADPATQENAVTALLNLSLEEANKVPITAAGAIKPLVYALRTGTAAAKQNAACALLSLAMVEENRTTIGLCGAIPPLVSLLLHGSSRGKKDALTTLYKLCSARQNKERAVRAGVAGPLVGLVGERGGGTAEKAMVVLGSLAAIPEGRAAVVEAGGIPALVEAIEDGPARGKEFAVLALLQLCAESARNRALLVREGAIPPLVALSQSGSARAKHKAETLLGYLREQRQDGGATPGVGRY, from the exons ATGGTATCGCTGGCGGAATCCCAGATCCCTTCGTCGCAGAGCCCCTGCTCTTCTTCGACTAGGATCCAGAAGTCCCATGGGCGATCGATGAGGACGGTGAGGTGCAATCTATACAAGGATGACCGGAATTGCTCCTTGGATGACGCTCCGGCGAGTGGGAACTCGGCGGCGGTGTCGGAGAATTTGACGGATTCCGTGGTGGATTTCAAGCTCCGGGAGCTCGCGGTGGGGATGGGCTCCGCCGACGCCGCCAAATCCGCCTCCACGGAGGACGCCAGCGATCTCCTCGATCTTTCTCGGGATTTCTCCGAGTGCTCCAGCTTCAACTCGGATATATCTGGAGAGCTCCAGCGGCTGGCTTCGATCATCCCTATATCGGAGGCGCCGCAGAGCTCGCCGTCGGATCTGGACGACTTGGAGGTGCTCGGGTCAGGATTCTCCTCCTCGGATATTGCGGAGAGCGCAGCGGCGGTGGAGAGCTTGGAGCCGGCGGTGAGGGCCTGCGTGGAGCGCCTGGagtcggtggcggcgccggtGGAGGCGAAGGGGGCGGCGGCTGCGAAGCTAAGGCTCATGGCGAAGCACCGGTCGGATTTCCGGGCGCTGATCGGTGCCTCGGGGGCGATCCCAGCGCTGATCCCGCTCCTCCGGAGCGCGGATCCGGCGACGCAGGAGAACGCGGTGACTGCGCTGCTGAACCTGTCGCTTGAGGAGGCGAACAAGGTCCCGATCACGGCGGCGGGGGCGATCAAGCCGCTGGTGTACGCCCTCCGGACGGGGACGGCGGCGGCGAAGCAGAACGCGGCGTGCGCGCTGCTGAGCCTGGCGATGGTGGAGGAGAACCGGACGACGATCGGGTTATGCGGGGCGATCCCGCCGCTGGTGTCGCTGCTGCTCCACGGGTCGAGTAGGGGGAAGAAGGACGCGCTGACGACGCTGTACAAGCTGTGCTCCGCGAGGCAGAACAAGGAGAGGGCGGTGCGGGCGGGGGTGGCGGGGCCGCTGGTGGGGCTGGTGGGGGAGCGCGGAGGGGGGACGGCAGAGAAGGCGATGGTGGTGCTGGGATCGCTGGCGGCGATCCCGGAGGGGCGGGCGGCGGTGGTGGAGGCCGGGGGGATCCCGGCGCTGGTGGAGGCGATCGAGGACGGGCCGGCCCGGGGGAAGGAGTTCGCCGTGCTCGCCCTCCTCCAGCTCTGCGCCGAGAGCGCCCGCAACCGCGCCCTTCTCGTCCGCGAGGGCGCCATCCCGCCGCTCGTCGCCCTCTCCCAGTCCGGCTCCGCCCGGGCCAAGCACAAG GCGGAGACGCTTCTGGGGTACCTGCGGGAGCAACGGCAGGACGGCGGCGCTACGCCGGGCGTGGGAAGGTACTAA